tttttgtcttaataaaaatttagaaataagtTGGAAATTCTTTGACTTAACCCTATTCCTCATTCAGCCCCTTCTGTTTTTGTCTCTTAACtttgaaataaagtaaaaaatttaattttcgatAATAAATACTTTTCTAATGTCAGTGCTACttggaaaaaaattgattttgttgttttgtaaaaCCCGCAGATTTTACGATCTAATTATACATGCCACTAAAATACTGACTCGTAACTAGTTAATTGAAAAACAAATTCAGATAACCGATTACTTAATATACGATGACGTACTTAAAAATAATGACGTCTGGCTGAGATGGTGTAGTTGTAAACAAAAACGCTACTTACGACCATCAACtctttgtctttttttcttttgaagcGCTCTAAAAAAGAAGCTTAAATTTtatagtgtttatttttttagggtTGAAAGAGTGCTCCATATCACTTAAGCAACAATACAAGAAAGAATTATCGGATTGGAAAATGGCTTCAGCGTTTAAAACTGAATCTGGTAGAAAATATACAATCAAAGATCGTAGTAATGCCTATGTAGACTTGGTAGTAGGGCAATGGAATGAAACATTTGCTAGCGATCAAGAACACTTTCAAAAGAACATTAagtcaaacaaagaaaaaatcgaCATAAAGAATATCGTTCAGCAAGGTGATGAAGCCATTTTAATTAGAGGTATTGCAGGTATTGGCAAGACTTCGTTCGTGGAGAATTTTGTTTTACAATGGGCAAACGAGAACATTTTGACAGATATTGACTTTGTGTTTAAATTTACATGTCGTGAGCTAAACGCGGTAGGAAATATCTCTAGCTGGGAAGAACTTGTGAAACGATTTTTTCCAAACATTGGCTATTTTGATGggctatttaaaaatttaattgaaaacaATGCTAGAGTTCTCATAATCATTGACGGTATCGACGAATTTCGATACCTTAATGATCTAACCAAATATTCAGAGGGAAAATTTGCACAAGATTTTGTTTCCCTTATTCACGATGCAATCGTCCAGAAGATATCCCTACTTTCAAAAGGCAAAGTGATTGTATGCGGACGACCGCAGGCTTGTGATGTCATTAAAAACATACTCCAAGAAAAGAATTCGCAGCTTAAATTAATTGAAGTGTCCGGCTTTAGTGAGGACAACGTTGACACTTACATTAGGAAATTTTTCCTATGTAATGAAGAGAAAATTAATTCTTTGAAGACTGCCCTTAATGAGATTGAAAACCTTAAATCCATGGCTTATATAcctatttatttgtatataataTGTACCGTTTTTAATTCGGAACAGAAGCTGGAAGAACTAAATACGATCACAAAATTGAACATTGCAGCATGCTTGGTATTTTTGAGGGACCACATGACCGAGTTTAAAGGAAAAAATTGTGCGCTCATTAAATTATCTGAGAGCGAACATGTTTTACGGATGATTAAAATTACTTCGGAATTTGCGTTTAAGTCACTTGAGCAGCAAAGAATTCTTTTCACACAAAAggaatttgaaaatgtagataaggaTTGCTTAAAAACTATTGAAGAATCTGGTATCATTGAAAAAGTTGAAGGGGATGATGATGGTGACTTTTATCAGTTCAAGCATTTGGTTTTGCAGGAATTTTTTAGTGCTGTTTACATGTTTCTTGTTGGAATTGATGTTGAACCAGTATCAAAACTTCCAAATATGAGGAATTGTATTCCTTTGTTGGCTGGGTTGTATGGATTACTGAAGAACAATGAAAACGTCTCTCAGTATATCAAGAAATTTGTTATTGGTTTAAATGCATCACCGAGCGATTTAACTGTAGAAAACTTGTTCCAATTCAACGATAAAGAAATTTTCCTGTCGATATACCACGAGTATCGAGGTGAAGTTTCAGCAGATGTTATAAGACGTGTCTGGAAAAATAGAATTTTGAGTATATCTTATCATCACACTTTTAgccagtttatttttttttttctgaagtcAAAAACAGTCGATTTAGACCTACTAGACATCGAATTTAAAATGGTAGATGGTCAAATGAAAGAAAGTGAAATTCAGAAACTAGTTTCTTTAAATAGCATAGATGAATTAATATTGAAGTTTGTTAGAACATCCTTAAGTGTCTGGAGTGTATCATTACTTTCTGAGTGTATTTCAAATGGACTTAATGTACGGAGCCTATCTATATATGAAGGAGATTTAAGCGATGATCATatcaaatgtttacaaagttgtatACCACATTTACGTATATTAAATCTTACGCGTGATTCGGAAATGACGCTAACCTCAATGCAGCACTTATCAAAATCAATTAAACAAGGTTTCGTAGAGAATGGACATTCCCTTTCAGACTTAGGTTTAGTTGATTTTACTGATGAGCATATCAATAGTTTACGATCTTGCATACCATGTTTATCTACACTGAATCTGTCTTTTTGTTCAGAAATGACTGTGTATTCGATGAAATACATATCAGATTCTATTATTCAAGCAGTTGAAGAAAACAAAAGCAACTTGAAAAAATTATGGTTAGCCGAATGCGAGTTAACTGATAATCATATAAAATCTTTACAAAGTTGTATACCATATTTAAATGAGCTGGATCTTTCTAACAACGATGCAATGTCACCGATTTCGATGAAATACATATCAGATTCTATTATTCAAGCAGTTGAAGAAAACAAAAGCAACTGGGAAGAATTACATTTATACGATTGCAAGATAACTGATAATCATATAGAATCTTTACAAAGTTGTATACCATATGTAAAAGAGCTGtctctttttaaaaacgatgcaatgtCACCGATTTCTATGGAATACATATCAGACGCCATTACACAAGCAGTTAAGAAAAACACGAACAAGTTGAAGATAATAGATTTTAGTGACTGTGGCTTAAGTGACGACCATATCAAAAATTTATGTTCCTGTCTGCCAAATTTTGAAAGCGTGAATCTTagtgacaataaaaaaatatcaacgATTTCGCTAAAATACATATCAAATTCAGTTATGGAAGCTGCAAGAAAAAATGCAAATCATTTGAGTCGACTTATTATGTCTGGCTGTGGGCTAAAGGCTGATGACTGCAAAAGTTTGAAAGGTTATATACCAGACATAGTTTTTTAGTAAAGACAAAAGATACACGTAAAGGACATTATATTATtcattttcttgtttatgaatTTTTGAAAGTTAAATTTCGTTTAATTATATTCTGTCAAACACTAAAGCATTAGTCAAACAAAGTGTCTAGCTCCACGCCTCAAACTCTAGCTAAAATTCTATAATAGTATAAAAACAGGCTGTATTCGTTTCAAACTGTTAAAGATAGAGGGAATGACGAAATGGGTCAAAGCACGGGTGAACGAGTGGTTTTTATTATGAAATAGATATATAATCAAACACATTTTAAGCAATTGCTATTAATTTCAATAAAAGCTTGTTTAAAGAAAATTGCACATATATTAATATAACTAACGATATCTTGTAGTCAAGACGAAACATGTCTTTTAACCAAAAagagttgttattattattattattattattattattattattattattattattattattattattattattttggtgGAATATGTCGGACTTTGGTGGAATATGTCGGACGTGGTGGAATATATCGGACATATGGTGGAATATGTCGGACAAGGTGGAATATGTTGGACTGGTGGAATAATTCTGACATTATGCATATGTATTTCAATTATTAGCTTTTTGGTGGAATATTTCggactttttaaatttgattaaataatttattttgtagatGATCGCTTATGTTTACCacaaaaagaaagcaaaatttATTATTACATAACTAATAAATTCTACTTTTTCACAATATTGCAGCTAAAAGACCTTTATAGATTTTCTATCGCAATTATCAAACCTGTTATTTACGGCGAGTTCGAgcatatatttacaaaatttattagTGTGTGTTAAGTgtgcttcttcttcttttcccgATTTCTGTATTTATCGATTTATCGCAAAACACTTTTTAATTCAGAAAAGCAAACAAATTAATTAAGTGTATCAATGGGTGTACGAAAAGAAGTATCCATGGTGTAACTAAAATCTTTTatgcaaaaatctgaaagtgTATGCAATAGTCAGGAAAATTTACTCGTCCCCGATTTTGTTCATTAAAGTCATTAAGACGTCACAAGTATACAGAGCACTGTTTAGATATGCCAATTTACGGCAATTATCGATTATGCTTAGCGTATCGTGAGTAAAGTTTCTTTCCGTGACTTAACAGCATAGGCAGTGTATAAGTAACtgaaaaggataaaaaaatctttcgcgaacataactttttttaacacaatCACTCAGGTCATTAACATATAGATTGGACCCAGTATGGAGCCTTGGGGCACTCCGAAAACTACTTGAGATATGCtagattttttatcatttacttGTATGTATTTTCCTCGAGCAGAAAGATGTTTAACAGCATTATTATGGCAGGTTTCGATAATCCTATTCGATAAAGTTTTCGTATTTTGAAAAATCTGCCATGACAGCCAATGTTATTTCACTTTTGTTCATTGCTTTAATAATGTCATCCTTTAGTTTTAATAAGAGGGTAACCGTTGAATGATTTTCCGAAAATCGGATAGAGTGTTACTGTATATCGATTTATTGTCAATG
This DNA window, taken from Hydractinia symbiolongicarpus strain clone_291-10 chromosome 15, HSymV2.1, whole genome shotgun sequence, encodes the following:
- the LOC130629178 gene encoding NACHT, LRR and PYD domains-containing protein 3-like, with amino-acid sequence MAAASQAGGSTPQDVINKNEYQVKLVAPINECCDYLLDMLHDPGRGDMPKDKVKLYQALKPFEKKLQKHNLDIALPGNGETDSKSFDITTLCDILINCCPKIKKPKGGWKIKAPKETDLSDGAEIIRIRNARNSVMHAKALSEAKYVELWDAIQAILHRNGYDIKKITDLKTLSLKEYCLKNELFQIKLQKAEQDIMKDDVKQNKDRIKQNKDGIKQNEDRIKQNEDGIKQNEDRIKQIEDRSKQIEDRSKQNEDRSKQNKEEIRALKEDNETLKKSKEFTKLASLDALKIVSEKIGSKWKDLARGLKIISNVTVDINDEIKRKRHSEDESSETSNKKQKLGEYKVAHKNEEKCLNEVNMNKCFDNIRSEIPWDELKNQLKLIERQDIVDTITSTTCCTRGLKECSISLKQQYKKELSDWKMASAFKTESGRKYTIKDRSNAYVDLVVGQWNETFASDQEHFQKNIKSNKEKIDIKNIVQQGDEAILIRGIAGIGKTSFVENFVLQWANENILTDIDFVFKFTCRELNAVGNISSWEELVKRFFPNIGYFDGLFKNLIENNARVLIIIDGIDEFRYLNDLTKYSEGKFAQDFVSLIHDAIVQKISLLSKGKVIVCGRPQACDVIKNILQEKNSQLKLIEVSGFSEDNVDTYIRKFFLCNEEKINSLKTALNEIENLKSMAYIPIYLYIICTVFNSEQKLEELNTITKLNIAACLVFLRDHMTEFKGKNCALIKLSESEHVLRMIKITSEFAFKSLEQQRILFTQKEFENVDKDCLKTIEESGIIEKVEGDDDGDFYQFKHLVLQEFFSAVYMFLVGIDVEPVSKLPNMRNCIPLLAGLYGLLKNNENVSQYIKKFVIGLNASPSDLTVENLFQFNDKEIFLSIYHEYRGEVSADVIRRVWKNRILSISYHHTFSQFIFFFLKSKTVDLDLLDIEFKMVDGQMKESEIQKLVSLNSIDELILKFVRTSLSVWSVSLLSECISNGLNVRSLSIYEGDLSDDHIKCLQSCIPHLRILNLTRDSEMTLTSMQHLSKSIKQGFVENGHSLSDLGLVDFTDEHINSLRSCIPCLSTLNLSFCSEMTVYSMKYISDSIIQAVEENKSNLKKLWLAECELTDNHIKSLQSCIPYLNELDLSNNDAMSPISMKYISDSIIQAVEENKSNWEELHLYDCKITDNHIESLQSCIPYVKELSLFKNDAMSPISMEYISDAITQAVKKNTNKLKIIDFSDCGLSDDHIKNLCSCLPNFESVNLSDNKKISTISLKYISNSVMEAARKNANHLSRLIMSGCGLKADDCKSLKGYIPDIVF